In Capsicum annuum cultivar UCD-10X-F1 chromosome 11, UCD10Xv1.1, whole genome shotgun sequence, one genomic interval encodes:
- the LOC107847806 gene encoding homologous-pairing protein 2 homolog, translated as MAPKADNTEGIVLNFVNEQNRPLNVQNVADALQKFSLKKTAVQKALDNLCDSGKISFKEYGKQKIFLARQDQFDIPDSEELNKMKEENANLQEQLNEQKKAISEVEAEMKSLQSNLTMEEIQAKESKLRKEVDEMEKKLIKLRQGVTLVSPEDRKAIEGLYSEALNQWRRRKRMFRDVWDAITENSPKNPKEFKEELGVEYDEDVGVNFQSFADLIQPGKKRR; from the exons ATGGCTCCGAAAGCTGATAACACCGAAG GAATCGTGCTCAATTTCGTGAATGAG CAAAATAGACCATTGAATGTCCAAAATGTGGCAGATGCGCTGCAAAAGTTTAGCCTAAAAAAAACTGCAGTCCAAAAAGCCCTGGATAATCTATGTGACAGTGGTAAGATATCATTTAAAGAGTATGGCAAGCAGAAAATTTTTCTGGCTCGGCAAGATCAGTTTGACATCCCAGACAGTGAAGAGCTTAATAAAATGAAGGAAGAAAATGCCAATCTACAAGAACAGCTGAATGAACAGAAAAAGGCCATCAGTGAGGTTGAAGCAG AGATGAAGTCTCTGCAGTCAAATTTGACGATGGAAGAGATACAAGCTAAGGAATCTAAACTGAGAAAAGAG gttgatgagatggaaaagaaaCTAATTAAATTGCGGCAAGGTGTTACTCTTGTAAGTCCAGAAGATAGAAAAGCCATTGAGGGGTTGTATTCGGAAGCTTTAAATCAGTGGAGAAGGCGAAAAAGAATGTTCAGAGATGTATGGGATGCCATAACTGAGAACTCaccgaaaaatccaaaagagtTCAAG GAGGAACTTGGAGTTGAATATGACGAGGATGTTGGTGTGAACTTTCAGTCTTTTGCTGACCTGATCCAACCTGGCAAGAAACGTCGATAG